Proteins co-encoded in one Leptospira inadai serovar Lyme str. 10 genomic window:
- a CDS encoding site-2 protease family protein, whose translation MLTLIFGAVFMLALCIFIHELGHLVMGWLVGVKARVFSIGYGKGIWKKQIGETTFQITGIPIGGYVLFKGDEYGSNVKGEKGEFLSTPPLKRMIPVIGGPLFNLILGFIIVLVLYLYGHNPSGNRIYLEPAYNEYSPGYHAGLRSGDKILAVNGIRTETKYELISELGLSKGHEVSLRVERDGGKPFEIKVPDAYLGIEFAGERWVEAEFDLSDRLYHWLSSKLDKNKEAELYQKERMERIAVGRDLPPEQLALQESKERQKILQARALDYLNDGDRILSVNGMEVHTVPQLQETLGKFQKEKVKLVIDRKKYPLLNPWSREKIEVEMPVLPAYVVEFKNLKDQKYPELSLSSRNLLSYDPEVKLKLLNLKVNGKSFANFEDFLDEVRGRIGQRVQLQMGGDSWEATLGLRNIGLLGFRATMYVNEERMDRKLSLLEAFTQSGKDIIKMISDNLRGLGMLFSGLIKVKDSLSGPVGLFKASQYFMGNGILDYWEFVAKISIALMIMNLLPIPVADGGHIVFFAYEAVAGRPLPQRVMEGILRIGFFFLLGLGFYVSYYDFFR comes from the coding sequence ATGTTAACTCTTATCTTCGGCGCTGTGTTTATGCTCGCGCTTTGTATTTTCATTCACGAACTCGGGCATTTAGTTATGGGTTGGCTTGTCGGCGTCAAGGCCAGAGTTTTTTCCATCGGTTACGGCAAGGGAATCTGGAAAAAGCAGATCGGGGAGACTACCTTTCAAATCACCGGGATTCCGATCGGTGGATACGTTCTTTTTAAAGGAGACGAATACGGTAGCAATGTAAAAGGAGAAAAGGGGGAGTTCCTATCGACTCCTCCTTTAAAGAGGATGATACCGGTCATCGGCGGACCTCTATTCAACTTAATCCTAGGTTTCATCATCGTTTTAGTACTTTATCTTTACGGGCATAATCCTTCCGGAAATCGAATCTATCTGGAGCCCGCTTATAACGAATACTCCCCCGGGTATCATGCCGGTTTAAGAAGCGGCGATAAGATTTTGGCCGTAAACGGAATTAGGACCGAAACCAAATACGAACTCATTTCAGAATTAGGACTTTCTAAAGGACATGAAGTCTCTCTTCGCGTGGAGCGGGACGGTGGAAAGCCCTTTGAAATTAAGGTTCCCGACGCCTATTTAGGGATCGAGTTCGCAGGCGAACGTTGGGTGGAAGCCGAGTTCGATTTGTCCGATCGCCTTTATCATTGGCTCTCGTCGAAGCTGGATAAGAATAAGGAAGCGGAACTCTATCAAAAAGAAAGGATGGAACGTATCGCGGTCGGAAGAGATCTTCCTCCGGAACAATTGGCTTTGCAGGAATCGAAAGAACGACAAAAAATTCTGCAGGCTAGAGCCTTGGATTATTTAAACGACGGTGACCGTATTTTATCGGTCAACGGGATGGAAGTTCATACCGTTCCGCAATTGCAGGAAACTCTGGGTAAGTTTCAGAAGGAGAAAGTCAAACTCGTAATCGATCGGAAAAAATATCCTCTTTTAAACCCGTGGTCGAGGGAGAAAATAGAGGTCGAGATGCCGGTTCTTCCGGCCTACGTGGTCGAATTTAAAAATTTAAAGGATCAAAAATATCCCGAGCTCTCTCTTTCGTCTCGAAATCTGCTCAGTTATGATCCCGAAGTGAAATTGAAACTTCTGAATTTGAAGGTAAACGGGAAATCTTTCGCTAACTTCGAGGATTTTTTGGACGAAGTCCGGGGCAGAATCGGACAGCGGGTCCAATTGCAAATGGGCGGGGATTCCTGGGAAGCGACTCTCGGATTGAGAAATATCGGTTTGCTCGGCTTCCGAGCCACCATGTACGTTAACGAAGAAAGAATGGATCGCAAGCTTTCCCTCCTGGAAGCGTTCACTCAATCCGGAAAGGACATCATAAAAATGATTTCCGACAATCTTCGTGGATTGGGAATGCTATTTTCCGGATTGATCAAAGTGAAGGATAGCCTTTCGGGTCCGGTAGGACTCTTCAAGGCTTCGCAATATTTTATGGGGAACGGGATCCTGGATTATTGGGAATTCGTCGCGAAGATTTCGATCGCTTTAATGATTATGAATTTACTTCCGATTCCCGTGGCCGACGGTGGACATATCGTTTTTTTTGCATACGAAGCTGTAGCTGGTAGGCCCTTGCCTCAAAGAGTCATGGAAGGAATCTTGAGAATCGGATTCTTCTTCCTATTGGGATTAGGATTTTACGTCAGCTATTACGATTTCTTCCGTTAG
- the dxr gene encoding 1-deoxy-D-xylulose-5-phosphate reductoisomerase yields the protein MTRNVCILGASGSVGESTLKVLRTFPEEFRLRSFSVHSNLEKAKSIAEEFRPDILCVTGDSVDRLVLGKKIGKTEILYGMSSLSQLVQDPQIESVITAVVGASGVRPTIEAIRAGKKIGIANKETLVTCGPYINELLKTSKAYLVPVDSEHNALYQLLENVKKDSPERIVLTASGGPFRTLPVGELEKVTIGQALRHPTWNMGPKITVDSAGMINKGLEVIEAHYLFGFPYEKIGVVIHPQSIAHGIVEMKDGASFVYSSYPDMIFPVAHSLFYPAIVPKVLRSHPSTSWGNLEFLEVDPARYPGLSLAYEAGRAGGTAPSIFNAANEVAVDLFLKGEIGFTEIPNRIHSALNTIAISFPSDLEGYEEADRKTREFVLNSRKGKVTQSC from the coding sequence ATGACCAGGAACGTCTGCATCCTCGGAGCATCCGGTTCCGTAGGCGAATCCACGCTCAAGGTACTGAGAACTTTTCCGGAAGAATTCAGGCTCCGATCCTTCAGCGTTCATTCAAACTTAGAAAAAGCGAAATCGATCGCGGAAGAATTTCGTCCGGATATTCTTTGCGTCACCGGCGATTCCGTGGATCGACTCGTTTTAGGAAAGAAAATCGGCAAAACGGAAATCCTATACGGAATGTCCTCTCTTTCTCAATTAGTACAGGATCCCCAAATCGAATCGGTAATTACCGCGGTGGTGGGCGCTAGCGGTGTTCGGCCGACGATCGAAGCGATTCGAGCCGGAAAAAAAATCGGTATAGCCAATAAAGAGACGTTGGTCACCTGCGGGCCTTATATCAACGAACTATTAAAAACTTCTAAAGCATACCTGGTGCCGGTCGACTCGGAACATAACGCATTATATCAACTTTTGGAAAACGTAAAAAAGGATTCTCCGGAGCGGATCGTTCTGACCGCTTCGGGCGGTCCGTTTCGAACGCTACCGGTCGGAGAATTGGAGAAGGTCACGATTGGGCAGGCTCTACGGCATCCGACCTGGAATATGGGACCGAAAATTACGGTGGATTCCGCCGGAATGATCAACAAGGGTTTGGAAGTAATCGAAGCTCATTATCTATTCGGTTTTCCTTATGAAAAAATCGGAGTCGTTATTCATCCCCAGAGCATTGCCCACGGAATCGTGGAGATGAAGGACGGCGCTAGCTTCGTTTATTCTTCCTATCCGGATATGATTTTTCCCGTCGCGCATTCTCTCTTTTATCCGGCAATCGTTCCGAAAGTATTACGCTCCCACCCGAGCACGTCTTGGGGAAATTTGGAATTTTTAGAAGTGGATCCTGCTCGATATCCGGGCTTATCTTTGGCTTACGAAGCAGGCCGAGCGGGAGGAACCGCGCCTTCGATCTTTAACGCGGCCAATGAAGTCGCAGTGGACCTTTTTTTGAAAGGCGAGATCGGATTTACGGAGATCCCAAATCGAATCCATTCGGCTTTGAATACGATCGCAATTTCATTTCCTTCCGATTTGGAGGGTTACGAAGAGGCGGATCGTAAAACTAGAGAATTTGTTCTTAATTCCCGTAAAGGAAAGGTCACGCAATCATGTTAA
- the pyrH gene encoding UMP kinase, giving the protein MAQETAKYKRILIKLSGEALAGEGEFGIDSKKTHSLAEELKEVHALGVEISIVVGGGNLIRGANLVKVGIDRATADYMGMLATIQNALALQDACEKKGLYTRVQSAIDIHSVAESYIRRRAVRHLEKKRIVIFAGGIGNPYFTTDTAASLRAVEVGCELILKATKVDGVYEADPKKEPTAKRYSQVSFMESIKRRLQVMDSTALSLCMENNMPIIVFDIFKRGNLKDLVVGKEIGTLISNSEDIQIDGE; this is encoded by the coding sequence TTGGCACAGGAAACCGCAAAGTACAAGCGTATCTTAATCAAACTTTCCGGCGAAGCCCTTGCCGGAGAGGGAGAGTTCGGAATCGATAGTAAAAAGACCCATTCCTTGGCGGAGGAATTGAAGGAAGTTCATGCTCTCGGGGTGGAGATTTCCATCGTAGTCGGAGGCGGGAACCTAATTCGAGGAGCCAATTTGGTGAAAGTCGGGATCGACCGGGCCACTGCCGATTATATGGGAATGCTCGCTACCATTCAAAACGCGTTGGCTTTGCAGGATGCTTGTGAAAAAAAAGGACTCTATACAAGGGTCCAATCCGCTATCGATATTCATTCCGTTGCCGAGAGCTATATTCGCAGGCGCGCCGTTCGACACCTAGAAAAAAAGCGGATCGTTATTTTTGCCGGGGGAATCGGTAACCCGTATTTCACCACGGATACGGCAGCTAGTTTAAGAGCGGTCGAAGTCGGTTGCGAATTGATCCTCAAGGCGACCAAAGTGGACGGAGTTTACGAAGCCGATCCTAAGAAGGAGCCGACGGCGAAACGCTATAGTCAGGTTTCTTTCATGGAATCGATCAAAAGACGGTTACAAGTCATGGATTCTACGGCGCTCAGCCTTTGTATGGAAAACAATATGCCCATTATCGTATTTGACATTTTTAAGCGGGGCAATTTAAAAGATCTGGTCGTCGGTAAGGAAATCGGTACTTTGATTTCTAACTCGGAGGATATACAGATCGATGGCGAATGA
- a CDS encoding isoprenyl transferase, translating to MISSRSKLPRHVAVIMDGNGRWATARGLPRSQGHRAGADAIDRLMDASLAIGLENVSLYAFSTENWKRPITEIRSIFDLLVEFIESRLDTIAEKGIRILHSGSRKRLSAKVLMKIDHAVEVTRKNRNLTVNFCLNYGSQEELLTAVGRLIEERHKKKVSPGKAVTTKELEKYLYTYPLPPVDLLIRTAGEQRLSNFLLWQSAYAELFFSETLWPEFDRKSLDLALEWFNGRTRKFGGLENG from the coding sequence GTGATTTCTTCTCGTTCTAAACTTCCCCGCCATGTGGCGGTCATCATGGATGGAAACGGCAGATGGGCCACGGCCAGAGGATTGCCTCGGTCCCAAGGGCACCGCGCCGGAGCGGATGCGATCGATCGTTTGATGGACGCTAGCCTGGCGATCGGTTTGGAAAACGTCTCTTTGTATGCGTTTTCTACCGAAAACTGGAAGCGTCCGATTACCGAAATCAGATCGATTTTCGACCTGCTCGTGGAATTCATCGAATCCCGCTTGGATACCATTGCCGAAAAAGGAATTCGAATTCTGCATTCCGGTTCCCGGAAACGTCTCTCAGCCAAGGTCTTAATGAAGATAGATCATGCCGTCGAAGTAACGAGAAAAAATCGTAATTTAACCGTAAATTTTTGTTTGAATTACGGCTCTCAGGAGGAACTGCTCACAGCAGTCGGGCGTTTGATCGAAGAGAGGCATAAGAAGAAAGTCTCGCCCGGAAAGGCAGTCACGACCAAAGAACTTGAAAAATATTTGTATACGTACCCTCTTCCCCCCGTAGATTTACTGATCAGAACTGCCGGGGAACAAAGGCTGTCCAATTTTCTCCTATGGCAGTCCGCATACGCGGAGCTTTTTTTCAGTGAAACGCTCTGGCCCGAGTTCGACAGAAAAAGTCTCGACCTGGCATTGGAATGGTTCAACGGAAGAACTCGAAAATTTGGAGGTTTAGAAAATGGGTGA
- a CDS encoding proline--tRNA ligase yields MRASKYILPTEKENPADAVVASHRLMIRAGLVRKSGSGFYFFLPLGLRVLKKIESIVRQEMDATGALEFELPILTPSEFWEQSGRWSVMGQEMFRVKDRHGQWYALGPTHEESFSYLIKPLLKSYKDLPLNVYQIHTKFRDEIRPRFGVIRSREFIMKDAYSFHLDDASLDATYQDMRTAYRKIFQRCGLKTIPVQADSGAMGGSASEEFMVVSPIGEETLLLCGNCGYNSNSEKTPFISTEASAPSGPKEKKEVSTPGKKSIQEVADLLSVRPEDTLKAVALKNGKESVLVFLRGDLELNEHKLKAHLKWPELDLIPEAELKSAGLFPGYIGPSDADSSFRVILDSSIRKDQPYIVGAGKEDAHIQGYVPAKEMKSEFETADIALTREGDPCPDCGKPLKAEKGVEVGHIFKLGDKYTKSFQIQVLDQQGKARSLTMGCYGIGVNRTMATVIEQCNDEKGIYWPISIAPFEVSLVTLGKGSEQEAKAKEFYDALSSEGFEVFWDDRDLGPGFKFKDSELIGFPIRVTVGKKFFEAGEISVYNRKKDKEEVFTFKNFDDLVSRVERLRQELYQELAED; encoded by the coding sequence ATGAGAGCATCAAAATATATTTTACCGACTGAAAAAGAAAATCCCGCAGATGCGGTCGTTGCCTCACATCGATTGATGATCCGTGCCGGACTCGTCCGGAAATCGGGTTCGGGATTTTACTTCTTTTTACCCCTAGGATTAAGAGTCTTAAAAAAAATCGAGTCCATCGTTCGACAGGAGATGGACGCAACCGGGGCTTTGGAGTTCGAACTTCCGATATTAACCCCGTCGGAATTTTGGGAGCAGTCGGGGCGTTGGTCCGTCATGGGGCAGGAAATGTTCAGAGTGAAGGATCGGCATGGTCAATGGTATGCGCTCGGCCCGACGCACGAGGAATCCTTTTCCTATCTCATAAAACCGCTTTTGAAATCCTACAAGGATTTGCCGTTAAATGTTTACCAAATTCATACAAAGTTTCGGGACGAAATCAGGCCTAGATTCGGCGTAATCCGCTCCCGGGAGTTTATTATGAAAGATGCATATTCTTTTCACTTAGACGATGCTTCTTTAGATGCGACCTACCAGGATATGAGGACGGCGTATCGAAAAATCTTCCAGCGATGTGGACTAAAAACGATCCCGGTTCAGGCGGATTCGGGTGCCATGGGTGGCTCCGCCTCCGAAGAGTTTATGGTCGTTTCTCCGATAGGAGAAGAAACCCTATTGCTTTGCGGAAACTGCGGATACAATTCCAATAGCGAAAAGACCCCGTTTATTTCCACCGAAGCTTCGGCTCCGAGCGGCCCGAAAGAAAAGAAGGAAGTTTCGACCCCCGGTAAAAAAAGTATCCAGGAAGTCGCGGATCTTCTTTCCGTTCGTCCGGAAGATACTTTGAAAGCCGTAGCATTAAAAAACGGAAAAGAATCGGTTCTCGTCTTTTTACGGGGAGATCTGGAATTAAACGAACATAAACTAAAGGCCCATCTTAAATGGCCCGAGTTGGATTTAATACCGGAAGCCGAATTGAAATCCGCCGGACTCTTTCCGGGCTATATCGGACCCTCCGATGCCGATTCCTCGTTCCGAGTCATTTTGGATTCTTCCATTCGCAAAGACCAACCCTATATCGTAGGCGCCGGAAAGGAAGATGCCCATATTCAGGGCTATGTCCCCGCTAAGGAAATGAAGTCGGAATTCGAAACCGCGGATATCGCTTTGACTCGGGAGGGAGATCCCTGTCCGGATTGCGGAAAGCCTCTAAAAGCGGAAAAGGGAGTCGAAGTAGGGCATATTTTTAAATTAGGTGATAAATACACCAAGTCGTTCCAGATTCAAGTATTGGATCAACAGGGAAAAGCTAGGTCGCTTACCATGGGTTGTTACGGGATCGGAGTGAATCGTACGATGGCGACCGTCATCGAGCAATGCAACGACGAAAAGGGAATCTATTGGCCGATCAGTATCGCTCCTTTCGAAGTTTCTCTCGTGACTCTAGGAAAAGGTTCCGAGCAGGAAGCGAAGGCCAAGGAATTTTACGATGCTCTTTCGAGCGAGGGTTTCGAAGTTTTTTGGGACGATCGCGATCTCGGCCCGGGATTTAAGTTTAAGGATTCCGAATTGATCGGCTTTCCGATCCGGGTCACCGTCGGTAAGAAGTTCTTCGAAGCCGGAGAAATTTCCGTCTATAATAGGAAGAAAGACAAAGAAGAAGTTTTTACATTCAAGAACTTTGATGATCTCGTGAGTCGAGTAGAACGGTTGCGCCAGGAATTATACCAAGAGTTGGCGGAGGATTGA
- the frr gene encoding ribosome recycling factor, whose product MANDELLNTMKSKMDKTVELLRKDFAGIRTGRANPALIEDIKVEYYGAPTPINQLGNISVPEPRLLVVSPYDKGIIKDIEKGIQASGLGLQPTNDGSVIRIVIPELTGERRKELAKVVKSKSEEKKVAVRNIRRDTLEDLKRHSEGISQDELKSVQDQVQKITDSYIDKISAVTADKEKEITTI is encoded by the coding sequence ATGGCGAATGACGAACTTCTAAACACAATGAAGTCCAAAATGGATAAAACGGTGGAACTCCTCCGCAAGGATTTTGCCGGGATTCGGACGGGACGAGCCAATCCCGCTCTGATCGAAGATATTAAAGTAGAATACTACGGTGCCCCGACTCCGATCAATCAGCTCGGTAATATCTCCGTTCCCGAGCCTAGATTGCTCGTGGTTTCTCCCTATGATAAGGGAATCATTAAGGACATTGAAAAGGGGATTCAAGCTTCGGGCCTTGGTCTTCAGCCTACGAACGACGGCTCAGTCATTCGGATCGTGATTCCAGAACTAACGGGAGAGAGACGAAAAGAGCTGGCCAAGGTCGTCAAATCGAAGTCAGAAGAAAAGAAGGTTGCCGTTCGTAATATTCGAAGGGATACGCTGGAAGATCTGAAAAGGCATTCCGAGGGAATATCTCAGGACGAATTAAAATCCGTTCAAGATCAGGTGCAAAAGATTACCGACTCTTATATCGATAAAATCTCCGCAGTCACGGCCGACAAGGAGAAGGAAATCACCACAATCTAA
- the trpB gene encoding tryptophan synthase subunit beta gives MAKERSFTEKEGYFGEFGGRYAPEILTEALIELESTYNRLRKSKKFKKDLEYYQRNYIGRPSPLTFAEKLTQAWGGARVWLKREDLNHTGAHKINNTIGQALIAKAMGKRRVIAETGAGQHGVATATVGALFGFETVVYMGEEDLRRQKLNEIRMQMLGAKVVGVSSGTATLKDATSEAMRDWALNVADTHYIVGSVIGPHPFPTIVRDFQAVIGRESKKQFRKTNDKLPDAVVACVGGGSNAMGIFYDFLHDKKVILYGVEAGGRGSAPGEHSATMSFGKTGFLHGTKTLVIQDSNGQVVPAHSVSAGLDYPGVGPEHAYLHSSGRVKYETVSDEGALDSFLEVCRVEGIIPALETAHAFHFAKSLAKDLGRKKDILICLSGRGDKDVAEVARLTGIIKGEVL, from the coding sequence ATGGCTAAAGAACGCAGCTTCACGGAAAAAGAAGGATACTTCGGGGAATTCGGAGGAAGATACGCTCCGGAAATTCTCACCGAGGCTTTGATCGAACTGGAATCTACTTATAATCGACTTCGCAAAAGTAAGAAATTTAAGAAAGATCTGGAATACTATCAAAGAAATTATATCGGAAGACCTTCCCCCTTAACGTTTGCGGAGAAATTGACTCAAGCTTGGGGCGGCGCTAGAGTTTGGCTCAAGCGAGAAGATTTGAATCATACCGGCGCGCATAAAATTAATAATACGATCGGTCAGGCTTTAATTGCAAAGGCAATGGGGAAGAGGCGGGTAATCGCGGAAACCGGAGCGGGTCAACATGGAGTCGCGACTGCGACAGTGGGCGCCTTATTCGGATTTGAGACCGTAGTTTATATGGGAGAGGAAGATCTTCGTCGCCAGAAGTTGAACGAAATTCGCATGCAGATGTTAGGCGCGAAGGTAGTGGGAGTTTCTTCCGGAACTGCCACTCTAAAAGACGCGACATCGGAAGCGATGAGAGATTGGGCACTAAACGTCGCCGATACCCATTATATAGTAGGTTCGGTGATCGGGCCTCATCCCTTCCCGACGATCGTTCGGGATTTTCAAGCCGTAATCGGGCGAGAATCCAAAAAACAATTTCGAAAAACGAACGATAAATTGCCGGACGCGGTGGTTGCCTGTGTCGGGGGCGGTTCCAATGCGATGGGAATCTTTTACGATTTTTTACATGATAAAAAAGTAATATTATACGGGGTCGAGGCCGGAGGAAGAGGCTCCGCTCCGGGTGAACATTCCGCGACGATGTCGTTCGGAAAGACGGGTTTTTTACACGGAACCAAGACTTTAGTGATTCAAGACTCCAACGGTCAGGTCGTCCCCGCGCATTCCGTTTCCGCCGGTTTGGACTATCCGGGTGTCGGGCCCGAGCATGCTTACTTGCATAGCTCGGGTAGAGTCAAATACGAAACTGTTTCCGACGAAGGCGCCCTGGATTCGTTTTTAGAAGTGTGTCGTGTGGAAGGAATTATTCCCGCTCTCGAAACCGCGCATGCCTTCCACTTTGCAAAAAGTTTAGCGAAGGATTTGGGTAGGAAGAAAGATATATTGATTTGTCTCTCGGGCAGGGGCGATAAGGACGTCGCCGAAGTGGCTCGCTTAACGGGCATCATTAAAGGAGAAGTTCTTTGA
- the tsf gene encoding translation elongation factor Ts, which produces MSASTTDLIKELRDRTGAGLMDCKKALAENDNNIDKSADWLREKGIAKAAKKAGRVTKEGRTVSYIHGDGKIGVLLELNSETDFVSRNEGFEALGKELCLQIAAMAPLYVSEDQVPAEDIEREKKVIEAQLKEEGKKPEQIEKIVPGKIKKYFSEVCLLNQAFIKDNAKTVDDLVKESIAKFGENITVARFTRYQVGGL; this is translated from the coding sequence TTGTCAGCATCTACCACAGACCTGATTAAGGAACTCCGCGACCGGACCGGCGCGGGGCTCATGGATTGCAAGAAAGCTCTTGCAGAAAACGATAATAACATCGATAAATCCGCGGATTGGCTGCGTGAAAAAGGAATTGCGAAGGCAGCAAAAAAAGCCGGTCGAGTAACGAAAGAAGGTCGGACCGTTTCGTACATTCATGGAGACGGTAAAATCGGCGTTCTTTTGGAACTCAATTCGGAGACGGATTTCGTTTCCCGTAACGAAGGCTTCGAGGCTTTGGGAAAGGAGCTTTGTCTTCAGATTGCGGCAATGGCTCCCCTATACGTGAGCGAAGATCAAGTTCCCGCCGAGGATATCGAGCGGGAAAAAAAAGTGATCGAAGCGCAGCTGAAGGAAGAGGGCAAAAAGCCGGAACAAATCGAAAAGATCGTTCCCGGAAAAATTAAGAAATATTTTTCCGAAGTCTGCCTACTCAACCAAGCGTTCATCAAAGACAATGCTAAGACGGTCGACGATCTGGTTAAGGAGTCCATTGCGAAGTTTGGCGAAAATATCACCGTAGCCCGCTTTACCCGGTACCAGGTAGGCGGCCTGTAA
- a CDS encoding phosphatidate cytidylyltransferase, whose product MGETPKRILSAAVLVVLYLFMIFYRDFYYLQTLILLGVGGVIGLTEFYRLSDRQQDGRPFKGTGIFFFLVILLLYYFRFVAAQNKFEAPMVFQRNFKFFVPPFDAVIFAFVLLFITSFVLQILRRPLDGAIFSVSSTVLGVFYAGVPLGHLLLLLGMNDGIYYIFLVSVATFLTDVGGYFGGRWFGRNPAGLAISPKKTWEGYVSGIIIAALSVFLLNYIWEKNTGVPTPVGGAEVLLISLILSIVGVIGDLLESAMKRDAKVKDSGNLIPGHGGILDRADALLLTVPMLYFYLQIKGALGFPV is encoded by the coding sequence ATGGGTGAAACACCGAAACGGATACTGTCCGCCGCTGTACTTGTAGTCCTTTATCTTTTCATGATTTTCTATCGTGATTTTTATTATCTTCAAACGTTAATTCTTCTCGGAGTCGGCGGCGTGATAGGGCTGACGGAGTTCTACAGGCTTTCCGATCGCCAGCAAGACGGGCGTCCTTTTAAAGGAACCGGAATTTTTTTCTTCCTCGTGATTTTGTTATTGTACTATTTTAGATTCGTCGCGGCCCAAAATAAGTTCGAGGCCCCGATGGTCTTTCAAAGGAACTTTAAATTCTTCGTGCCTCCGTTCGACGCCGTTATATTTGCATTCGTTTTATTATTCATCACGAGCTTCGTGCTGCAGATTTTGAGGAGACCTTTGGACGGTGCCATTTTTTCCGTGAGCTCCACTGTTTTAGGAGTTTTTTATGCGGGAGTTCCGTTGGGACATTTGCTCTTACTTCTGGGAATGAATGACGGAATTTATTATATCTTTCTCGTTTCGGTTGCTACGTTCTTAACGGATGTAGGCGGATATTTCGGAGGTCGATGGTTCGGACGAAATCCGGCGGGATTAGCGATTTCTCCCAAAAAAACCTGGGAGGGCTACGTCTCAGGAATCATTATTGCCGCACTGTCCGTCTTTTTACTGAATTATATTTGGGAAAAAAATACGGGTGTACCTACTCCTGTGGGGGGCGCCGAAGTATTATTGATTTCCTTGATTCTTTCCATTGTAGGCGTGATCGGAGACCTTTTGGAATCGGCGATGAAGAGGGATGCAAAAGTAAAGGATTCGGGAAATCTAATCCCGGGACACGGCGGAATTTTGGATCGGGCGGATGCTCTTCTTTTGACGGTTCCTATGCTGTATTTTTATCTGCAGATCAAAGGGGCCTTGGGCTTTCCAGTCTAA
- the trpA gene encoding tryptophan synthase subunit alpha: protein MSAIRSVFSETTSTFIPYISLGDPDYDSCVDWADALIRGGAGILELGIPFSDPVADGPVIQKAFKRALAHPFSMDLILDTTARIYAKHPHVPLVYLTYFNPIYSYGFEDFAEKAKVSGIQGMIIPDLPFDTSETGALFKSLKKRGIDLIHLVTPATPASRMKGIREFASGFVYYVTSYGVTGERKAVSEGLEDRIRFTKTLFELPVCAGFGISSPEQAKEISAYSDGIIIGSAVQRIIEENGTNSEVCKEKLYEYARSISKALRGHGTPEI from the coding sequence TTGAGCGCAATTCGAAGCGTCTTTTCGGAAACCACCAGCACATTTATTCCTTATATTTCCCTGGGCGATCCGGATTATGATTCCTGCGTGGATTGGGCCGACGCTCTGATTCGCGGCGGGGCCGGAATATTGGAATTGGGAATTCCTTTTTCCGATCCGGTAGCCGACGGACCCGTGATCCAAAAAGCGTTTAAGAGGGCATTGGCCCATCCTTTTTCGATGGATCTGATTTTGGATACTACTGCGAGAATTTACGCAAAGCATCCCCATGTTCCTCTCGTTTACCTGACTTATTTTAATCCGATTTACAGTTATGGTTTCGAAGATTTCGCCGAAAAGGCCAAGGTTTCCGGAATTCAAGGAATGATTATCCCGGACCTTCCGTTCGACACTTCGGAAACCGGTGCTCTTTTCAAATCCCTAAAAAAAAGAGGAATCGATCTCATCCATTTGGTTACGCCCGCAACTCCGGCTTCCCGAATGAAAGGAATTCGCGAATTCGCGTCGGGCTTCGTTTATTACGTTACATCCTACGGAGTAACGGGTGAAAGAAAAGCCGTTTCGGAAGGTTTGGAAGATCGGATCCGATTTACCAAGACTCTTTTCGAACTTCCCGTTTGCGCCGGATTCGGAATTTCATCGCCGGAACAAGCGAAGGAAATTTCGGCGTATTCGGACGGAATTATCATCGGCTCGGCCGTGCAAAGGATCATCGAAGAGAACGGAACAAATTCGGAAGTTTGCAAAGAAAAATTATACGAATATGCTCGCTCTATTTCGAAGGCGCTTCGCGGTCATGGGACCCCGGAAATCTAA